A genomic region of Rhodohalobacter sp. 614A contains the following coding sequences:
- a CDS encoding Dabb family protein, translated as MSQQLRHVVMFKFKESATETDIKEVEDAFLALPSKIDTIKDFEWGLNNSPEGLNKGFTHAFILTFDSEEGRTTYLPHPAHQEFGEILSPHLEDVMVVDFWVK; from the coding sequence ATGTCTCAGCAATTACGCCATGTGGTCATGTTCAAGTTTAAAGAATCAGCGACCGAAACTGATATTAAAGAAGTGGAAGACGCTTTTTTAGCACTACCCTCAAAAATTGATACGATTAAAGATTTTGAATGGGGATTGAATAACAGTCCCGAAGGACTCAACAAAGGCTTTACCCATGCTTTTATTCTCACGTTCGACAGCGAAGAGGGACGAACCACCTACCTTCCCCACCCTGCTCATCAGGAGTTTGGAGAGATATTAAGCCCGCATTTGGAGGATGTGATGGTGGTGGATTTTTGGGTAAAATAG
- a CDS encoding DUF6962 family protein, whose product MQTSTTPTQPSIEIFGVTVMEPMVTFTDFWITAVCVYAFIKLLKLDKKGKVHQYMRMYFLIMALATFLGGVLGHAFQYAVGLTWKLPGWLISMLSVMYIERSSIKHASPIINQKFARFLSVANVVELLTFAVLAFSTLNFFYIQVHSAYGLGLVVLPLHFWVYWNTRNEGSRIIFLSVIFSILAAFFYTSEIGLHKWFNHLDLAHTVMAISLYFFYRGARKLEVMKPENVLANRGSFRDAVKDALTSK is encoded by the coding sequence ATGCAAACCTCAACCACTCCAACCCAACCTTCGATAGAGATCTTCGGCGTCACTGTCATGGAGCCGATGGTTACGTTTACCGACTTCTGGATCACGGCTGTTTGTGTGTACGCTTTCATCAAACTTTTGAAACTGGACAAGAAAGGGAAAGTTCACCAATACATGCGGATGTACTTTCTCATTATGGCGCTGGCTACGTTCCTGGGCGGAGTTTTGGGACATGCTTTTCAATATGCCGTTGGCCTCACGTGGAAACTCCCTGGCTGGCTCATCAGTATGCTTTCTGTGATGTATATTGAGAGATCTTCGATCAAGCATGCAAGTCCGATTATAAACCAAAAATTCGCAAGGTTTTTGAGTGTTGCCAATGTTGTTGAGCTTCTTACATTTGCGGTCCTCGCCTTTTCGACTCTCAATTTTTTCTATATCCAGGTACACTCGGCGTATGGACTGGGACTGGTTGTGCTTCCCCTCCACTTTTGGGTTTACTGGAATACACGAAACGAAGGCAGCCGCATTATTTTTCTCTCTGTGATTTTTTCCATCCTTGCCGCCTTTTTCTACACCAGTGAGATTGGGCTTCACAAATGGTTTAACCATCTTGACCTGGCCCACACCGTGATGGCCATCAGCCTTTACTTCTTCTACCGTGGCGCGCGAAAACTGGAAGTCATGAAACCGGAAAATGTCCTCGCAAACCGTGGGAGTTTTAGGGATGCTGTGAAAGATGCGTTGACTTCCAAATAG
- a CDS encoding lysophospholipid acyltransferase family protein has translation MKKSESEFIPAQESRWFIFVFDLYMRWLFRRRFENVWVDQNYHPEPDSKTIYYLNHTSWWDGLIPLLLNRKLFRQNARAMMEDKQMREYGLFKRIGAFSVNLENPRSAVRSLRYAVQSMKRPNACLFIYPEGKIVPFSTEKPDFKKGLGWIVNQCPEVDVVPVGIYISHAKSDKPELFLKIGKALEFAKSASTDELNYFFEEKLSMVLQALLEDAHNKNDKFVNL, from the coding sequence TTGAAAAAATCCGAATCTGAATTCATACCGGCACAGGAATCTCGTTGGTTTATTTTTGTGTTCGATTTGTACATGCGATGGCTCTTTCGGCGGCGGTTTGAAAATGTTTGGGTAGATCAAAACTATCATCCGGAGCCAGACAGCAAAACCATCTACTATTTGAATCACACCTCGTGGTGGGACGGCCTGATTCCTCTCCTGCTCAACCGAAAATTATTCAGGCAAAATGCCCGCGCCATGATGGAAGACAAGCAGATGCGCGAATATGGCTTATTCAAACGAATCGGGGCTTTTTCTGTGAATTTGGAAAATCCCCGATCAGCAGTCCGGTCTCTCCGATATGCGGTTCAATCGATGAAACGGCCAAATGCCTGCCTGTTTATTTATCCTGAGGGAAAAATTGTTCCTTTCTCAACTGAAAAACCGGATTTTAAAAAAGGATTGGGATGGATCGTGAACCAGTGCCCCGAAGTTGATGTTGTACCTGTAGGAATTTATATCAGCCACGCGAAATCAGACAAACCGGAATTGTTTTTGAAAATTGGAAAAGCGCTCGAATTTGCTAAGTCTGCTTCCACGGATGAACTCAATTATTTTTTTGAGGAAAAATTAAGTATGGTTTTACAAGCACTGCTGGAAGATGCCCACAACAAAAATGACAAATTTGTAAACTTGTAA
- a CDS encoding O-methyltransferase, with protein MELINRQIEEYTESFTSNESEILMELIKASEENLEYTDMLTGRQVGRLLKFLIQLSGAQRILEIGTFTGYSAISMAEVLPEDGTLITLEMNEKYRQISKSFFEREPFNKLINQKMGNALEIIPTLSGVFDLIFLDADKLSYPTYYEMLKPKLKSGGLFVIDNVLWDGDVLRPSTEKSRAIHRLNKIVRDDMDVEQLMLPLRDGVTVVRRK; from the coding sequence ATGGAATTGATAAACAGACAAATCGAAGAGTACACGGAATCGTTCACCTCAAATGAATCAGAGATTTTGATGGAGCTTATTAAGGCATCCGAAGAGAATCTGGAGTACACCGATATGCTGACCGGCCGGCAGGTCGGACGATTGCTTAAGTTTCTGATTCAGCTTTCGGGAGCCCAGCGAATCCTGGAGATTGGAACGTTTACCGGATACTCCGCGATCTCAATGGCTGAAGTTTTGCCAGAGGATGGTACGCTGATCACTCTGGAAATGAATGAGAAATACCGGCAGATATCAAAATCCTTCTTTGAAAGAGAACCTTTTAACAAACTCATTAACCAGAAAATGGGGAATGCGCTGGAAATCATCCCTACGCTTTCCGGAGTATTCGATTTGATTTTCCTTGATGCGGATAAACTCAGTTATCCTACTTATTACGAAATGCTAAAGCCGAAATTGAAATCCGGTGGACTGTTTGTCATTGACAATGTTTTATGGGACGGAGATGTGCTTCGCCCGTCCACTGAGAAATCACGGGCCATTCACAGACTCAATAAAATAGTGAGGGATGACATGGATGTAGAGCAGTTGATGCTTCCGTTGAGAGACGGGGTTACGGTTGTTAGAAGGAAATGA
- a CDS encoding THUMP domain-containing class I SAM-dependent RNA methyltransferase codes for MANFTKKSSVSITCPLGLAPFLEQEVQDLGFTVTSKRETGIEIKASLNECIRLNFWLRTAHRVHFLIDERRIQTPDQLKVWIKKYPWEEWISDDGYFSVTSRVDHPTIENDQFANLIVKDAVADRIRFKKNQRPDSGSDLQKTVLFLYWDKNIARIFVDTSGESLSRRNYRGSGGPAPMQESLAAAIVKSTKWQPGQHFINPMAGSGTLAIEAVMQATNRAPASLRNNFGFMHILGFDDDYYQSIRDEAKRGVTKKIEGKFIASDNDPNAIIAAKKNAQTAGVDHMIDFETCDFSKTPVPDGDGVVVFNPPYGERIGNPDDLVPLYKGIGDFMKSECPGKTGYVFTANNKLTKKVGLRASSRTTFFNSTIECRLLEYELYKGSKK; via the coding sequence ATGGCAAATTTTACAAAAAAAAGTTCCGTAAGCATTACCTGTCCCCTTGGCCTCGCCCCTTTTTTGGAGCAGGAAGTACAGGATCTGGGGTTTACGGTAACAAGCAAACGCGAGACAGGAATTGAAATCAAGGCCTCTTTGAATGAATGTATTCGGTTGAATTTCTGGCTTCGAACCGCCCACAGAGTTCATTTCCTGATTGACGAGAGAAGAATCCAAACTCCAGATCAATTAAAAGTCTGGATCAAAAAATATCCCTGGGAAGAATGGATTTCTGATGACGGCTATTTTTCGGTTACTTCACGTGTAGATCATCCAACCATTGAAAATGACCAGTTTGCAAACCTGATTGTAAAGGATGCTGTAGCCGACCGAATCCGTTTCAAAAAGAATCAACGGCCAGACAGTGGTTCTGATCTCCAAAAAACCGTTTTGTTTCTTTATTGGGATAAAAACATTGCAAGAATTTTTGTAGATACATCAGGTGAATCATTGTCCCGCAGGAATTACAGGGGATCTGGTGGACCGGCTCCGATGCAGGAATCACTGGCGGCTGCGATTGTAAAATCCACAAAATGGCAGCCAGGACAGCATTTTATCAATCCAATGGCGGGTAGCGGAACACTTGCGATTGAAGCCGTAATGCAGGCCACAAATCGTGCACCGGCCTCACTGAGAAACAACTTTGGTTTTATGCATATTCTCGGGTTTGATGATGATTACTATCAATCCATCCGGGATGAAGCCAAGCGTGGTGTGACAAAAAAAATCGAAGGCAAATTCATCGCAAGTGATAATGATCCGAATGCGATTATCGCAGCAAAAAAGAATGCCCAAACTGCCGGTGTGGATCACATGATAGACTTTGAAACCTGTGATTTTTCCAAGACTCCCGTTCCTGATGGTGACGGAGTAGTTGTTTTCAATCCACCCTACGGCGAACGAATCGGCAATCCCGATGATCTCGTGCCTCTTTATAAAGGCATCGGAGATTTCATGAAAAGTGAATGTCCGGGCAAAACCGGTTATGTATTCACAGCAAATAATAAACTCACAAAGAAAGTTGGATTGAGAGCTTCTTCCAGAACAACATTTTTCAATTCTACAATCGAATGCCGTTTGTTGGAGTATGAATTGTATAAGGGGTCGAAGAAGTAA
- a CDS encoding FKBP-type peptidyl-prolyl cis-trans isomerase, translating into MSKAKDGDTVKVHYTGTLENGEVFDTSKEREPLEFQLGQGQLIPGFEKAVIGMSEGDSTTVDIPSDEAYGEVREDLIINVPKNQLPDDVEPQIGMQLQVNQQNGQPIPVRITEIKNEELVLDANHPLAGKDLTFNIELLEVA; encoded by the coding sequence TTGTCTAAAGCAAAAGACGGAGATACCGTTAAAGTACACTATACCGGCACACTTGAAAACGGCGAAGTGTTCGATACATCTAAAGAAAGAGAACCGCTTGAATTTCAATTAGGACAGGGACAGCTCATCCCCGGTTTTGAAAAAGCAGTAATTGGGATGAGTGAAGGTGATTCAACAACTGTTGACATCCCCAGCGACGAAGCGTACGGAGAAGTAAGAGAAGACTTAATCATCAACGTACCAAAGAATCAATTGCCCGATGATGTAGAACCTCAAATTGGAATGCAACTACAGGTTAATCAGCAAAACGGACAACCCATTCCGGTTCGGATTACTGAAATCAAGAACGAAGAACTGGTTCTGGATGCCAATCATCCATTGGCTGGAAAAGACCTGACGTTTAACATTGAATTACTGGAAGTAGCTTAA
- a CDS encoding CoA-binding protein, with the protein MSIKEILNSTKTIVIVGCSSKPTRTSYRIAKYLADAGFTIIPVNPNEDSVLGQSCYPQISDIPDDIEVDMVDIFRNSQYTAKMVKEIIEWADESGQKPVIWTQIGVSSDEAKTLAEANGFTYIEDKCLMVEHGRAG; encoded by the coding sequence ATGTCTATAAAAGAGATTCTAAATTCAACAAAAACAATTGTGATTGTTGGGTGTTCGTCGAAACCTACCCGAACCAGCTATCGGATTGCCAAATATCTTGCAGATGCCGGTTTTACAATCATTCCGGTCAATCCTAATGAAGATTCGGTTTTAGGACAATCCTGTTATCCCCAAATCTCTGATATTCCTGATGATATTGAAGTGGATATGGTTGATATTTTCAGGAACAGTCAATACACGGCCAAGATGGTTAAGGAGATCATTGAGTGGGCTGATGAAAGCGGACAGAAACCTGTGATTTGGACTCAGATCGGGGTTAGTTCTGATGAAGCGAAAACCCTGGCTGAAGCGAATGGATTTACCTACATTGAGGACAAATGCCTGATGGTTGAACATGGAAGAGCAGGCTAA
- a CDS encoding DUF971 domain-containing protein, giving the protein MDQRFKPVSVDVSNSDQTLTIEWADGHTSEFSLFGLRKNCPCVECRGGHSQMGRFEPQLFLVEPTRIFKIISAEQVGNHALKITWNDGHNAGMYRWDLLRHMDESVEKLRETSAN; this is encoded by the coding sequence ATGGATCAACGATTTAAACCTGTTTCAGTTGATGTTTCCAATTCAGACCAGACTTTAACGATTGAGTGGGCGGATGGACACACGTCTGAGTTTTCTCTTTTCGGACTTCGGAAAAATTGTCCGTGTGTGGAATGCCGGGGCGGCCACAGCCAAATGGGGCGGTTTGAACCACAGCTTTTTCTTGTAGAACCAACACGAATCTTCAAGATTATTTCGGCGGAGCAGGTAGGGAATCATGCCCTCAAAATTACCTGGAACGACGGCCATAATGCCGGCATGTACCGCTGGGATTTATTGCGTCATATGGATGAATCGGTTGAGAAGCTGAGAGAAACATCTGCGAATTGA
- a CDS encoding DUF3185 family protein: MKKALSAGLFIAGLLLLYFGYQEYQSIGSEVEEFFTGSPSGQAMWMLIGGAVAAVVGLFGLMRK, translated from the coding sequence ATGAAAAAAGCACTCTCAGCCGGACTCTTCATTGCAGGACTTTTACTTCTCTATTTTGGCTACCAGGAATACCAATCCATCGGCTCCGAAGTTGAAGAGTTTTTCACCGGGTCGCCAAGCGGTCAGGCAATGTGGATGTTAATTGGAGGCGCGGTTGCTGCGGTTGTTGGTTTGTTTGGCTTGATGAGAAAGTAA
- a CDS encoding OsmC family protein: MKKHIYKTMLTWTGNLGKGTIDYRAYQRDFRIQVSGKPDLLGSSDPSFRGDKSCYNPEELFVASLSSCHMLWFLHLCSENGITVVDYHDGAEGVMKEEENGAGYFESVTLKPEVIILESNRIEMAENLHSQANKMCFIANSCNFEISHQPVTKVLK, from the coding sequence ATGAAAAAACATATCTATAAAACCATGCTCACCTGGACCGGAAACCTCGGGAAGGGAACAATTGACTATCGCGCGTATCAAAGAGATTTCAGAATTCAGGTGAGTGGAAAACCGGATCTTTTGGGGTCGTCTGACCCATCTTTTCGGGGCGATAAAAGCTGCTATAATCCCGAAGAACTATTTGTCGCTTCTCTTTCATCCTGCCATATGTTATGGTTTTTGCATTTGTGCTCTGAGAATGGAATCACGGTTGTTGATTATCATGACGGTGCGGAGGGAGTGATGAAGGAAGAAGAAAACGGAGCCGGTTATTTTGAATCTGTAACACTTAAACCCGAGGTTATTATTCTTGAATCAAACCGTATTGAGATGGCAGAAAACTTACATTCGCAGGCTAATAAGATGTGTTTTATTGCTAATTCCTGCAATTTTGAGATTTCGCATCAACCAGTTACCAAAGTTTTAAAGTAA
- a CDS encoding cobalamin-binding protein: MKIVSLLPSATEIICELGLEDQLVGRSHECNTIPSIRELPVVTDSSVKNTGNSLQIDKNIKSILKSGLSIFNVNVNVLAELDPDIIFTQDHCEVCAVSLDDVQRAVNEYCGGRAKVISLSPVNLSEIFETFYTVGKALDVPKKAEELVEKLKSRLDIIRSTVIGESVKKVACIEWIEPLMTGGNWIPELLEIAGGEYLLSEPGKHSPWIEWDDILKEDPDVILIMPCGYPIEQTMKEIHLLTQKTKWADLKAVQNGEVYILDGNRYFNRPGPGVYESTRILGEVLHPKLFKPVYHKDGWIHLSEQLEKA, translated from the coding sequence ATGAAAATTGTTTCGCTGCTTCCAAGCGCTACTGAAATCATTTGCGAGCTTGGTTTAGAAGATCAACTTGTTGGCAGATCTCACGAATGCAATACGATTCCATCGATAAGAGAATTACCGGTAGTGACTGACTCATCTGTCAAAAACACAGGCAACAGCCTCCAAATCGATAAGAATATTAAATCAATTCTGAAAAGCGGACTTTCGATATTCAACGTAAACGTTAATGTACTGGCTGAACTTGATCCTGATATTATTTTCACTCAAGATCATTGCGAAGTTTGTGCGGTTTCGCTGGATGATGTTCAAAGAGCCGTCAATGAATACTGTGGCGGCAGAGCCAAAGTTATTTCTCTCTCCCCTGTGAATCTTTCGGAAATTTTTGAAACATTTTATACGGTTGGAAAAGCTCTTGACGTTCCCAAAAAAGCCGAAGAATTGGTTGAGAAACTCAAATCCAGGCTGGATATCATCCGAAGTACAGTGATTGGAGAATCCGTCAAAAAAGTGGCCTGCATTGAGTGGATTGAGCCATTAATGACCGGAGGAAACTGGATTCCCGAACTTCTTGAAATAGCCGGTGGCGAATATCTCCTCTCAGAGCCGGGAAAACATTCGCCCTGGATTGAATGGGATGATATTTTGAAAGAAGATCCGGATGTCATTCTAATTATGCCATGCGGCTATCCAATTGAACAAACGATGAAAGAGATTCATCTCCTTACACAAAAAACCAAATGGGCTGATTTAAAAGCAGTTCAAAATGGAGAAGTTTATATCCTTGACGGAAATCGTTATTTCAATCGTCCGGGCCCCGGAGTTTATGAGTCCACACGGATTTTAGGTGAGGTTCTACATCCCAAACTTTTCAAACCCGTTTATCACAAAGACGGTTGGATTCACTTGAGTGAACAATTGGAAAAGGCCTGA
- a CDS encoding PhoPQ-activated pathogenicity-related family protein gives MRAIKALGIFIFTLLVLVSCSASEEEAKILNPFEAYLSEVDPTYRYELQNTIEGENYKAHVIRMVSQTWLTEDIVDENEWWHWLTIVVPDSIDHSTALLWIGGGNRNDSAPTSVNPLILNAALATNSVTVDLHNVPFQPITFSGDERMDERIEDEIISYAWRKFLEGGARDEDAEWLPRLPMTAAAMRAMDTVTDFMQNQQNTPVDKFVVSGASKRGWTTWTTGIFDNRVIAIAPVVIDLLNIVPSFQHHWRAYGEWSPAIEDYEDENIMEWQYSAEYDRMLELIDPFSYPDSLDLPKYLINAASDEFFLPDSWQFYWENLPSPKYLRYVPNAGHSLENSDASQSLIAYYNFILNDSTIPSFNWAADTSGFEIQLDPENLPDELLLWNAHNPEARDFRLYMIDRIWLARKLEIPGNGKLSVEINTPDSGFTAWFVEATYNADSNIPFKQTTGVVVTPNDYPFGAFSPADSLGTVMAGE, from the coding sequence ATGAGAGCGATTAAAGCTCTTGGTATTTTCATATTTACTCTTCTTGTACTGGTTTCTTGTTCTGCTTCTGAGGAGGAAGCAAAAATTCTAAACCCGTTTGAGGCTTATCTTTCCGAGGTTGATCCCACCTATAGATACGAACTCCAAAACACAATTGAGGGTGAAAATTACAAGGCTCATGTAATTCGTATGGTTTCGCAAACCTGGCTGACTGAAGATATTGTTGATGAAAATGAATGGTGGCATTGGCTTACTATTGTCGTTCCCGATAGTATTGATCATTCAACTGCTCTGCTTTGGATTGGCGGTGGCAATAGAAATGACTCCGCTCCCACATCGGTAAACCCACTGATTTTGAATGCAGCTCTTGCAACGAATTCTGTTACTGTTGATCTGCATAACGTCCCGTTTCAACCCATTACTTTTTCAGGCGACGAACGAATGGATGAACGAATCGAAGATGAAATTATCTCCTATGCCTGGAGAAAGTTCTTGGAAGGTGGTGCCCGGGATGAAGATGCAGAATGGCTCCCCCGCCTTCCCATGACCGCCGCTGCCATGCGGGCTATGGACACGGTGACTGATTTTATGCAAAATCAACAAAATACACCTGTTGATAAGTTTGTTGTATCCGGTGCGTCTAAACGAGGATGGACAACCTGGACGACCGGAATTTTTGATAATCGCGTGATTGCGATTGCCCCCGTTGTCATTGATCTGTTAAACATTGTTCCGTCGTTTCAGCATCATTGGCGGGCATACGGCGAATGGTCTCCCGCAATTGAAGATTATGAAGATGAGAATATCATGGAATGGCAATATTCTGCCGAATACGACAGAATGCTCGAACTGATTGATCCCTTTTCTTATCCGGACAGTCTGGACTTGCCAAAATATTTAATTAATGCTGCCAGCGATGAATTTTTCCTTCCCGACAGCTGGCAATTTTACTGGGAAAATCTCCCATCTCCCAAATATTTGAGATACGTACCAAATGCCGGACATTCACTCGAAAATAGTGATGCATCTCAAAGTTTGATTGCTTATTACAATTTCATTTTGAATGATTCCACGATCCCTTCATTTAACTGGGCAGCAGACACATCAGGTTTTGAAATTCAGTTGGATCCTGAGAATCTGCCTGACGAACTGCTTCTTTGGAATGCTCATAATCCTGAAGCTCGTGATTTCCGGCTTTATATGATTGATCGCATCTGGCTTGCCAGAAAGTTAGAAATTCCAGGTAATGGAAAGCTTTCTGTGGAAATTAATACCCCGGATTCCGGTTTTACTGCCTGGTTTGTAGAAGCCACTTACAACGCTGATTCAAATATCCCTTTCAAACAAACAACAGGTGTGGTGGTTACCCCGAACGATTATCCATTTGGGGCTTTTTCTCCAGCCGATTCACTGGGAACGGTAATGGCTGGTGAATGA
- a CDS encoding threonine ammonia-lyase, with the protein MSEVPSYQDILKAAERISGYAHKTPVLQSSFFNQISGADIYFKCENFQKIGAFKFRGAFNAISKLSKDEGKRGIITHSSGNHAQAVALASKINGYKATIVMPKNAPKVKINAVHDYGAEIVFCETTIESRQATTDQIISETGATFIHPFNNADVIAGQGTSAKELLEEIPDLDLIIAPIGGGGLISGTTIMAKSKNPEIDVVGAEPELADDAFRSFQAGSIQPVLRTDSIADGLRTSLGDLTFQIIQDKLDDIITVSEENIIREMRRVWERMKIIIEPSSAVPISALLKSKENFSGKKIGVILTGGNVDVGNLPWKTD; encoded by the coding sequence ATGAGCGAAGTACCATCGTATCAGGATATTTTAAAAGCTGCTGAACGGATTAGCGGGTATGCTCACAAAACCCCGGTTCTCCAATCCTCTTTTTTTAATCAGATTTCCGGAGCGGACATCTATTTTAAATGTGAGAACTTTCAAAAAATAGGTGCTTTTAAGTTCCGGGGGGCTTTCAATGCTATTTCGAAATTATCCAAAGATGAGGGGAAAAGAGGAATCATTACTCATTCATCAGGAAATCACGCCCAGGCAGTGGCTCTTGCATCCAAAATAAATGGATATAAGGCAACAATTGTCATGCCCAAAAATGCTCCAAAAGTAAAAATAAATGCCGTGCATGATTATGGAGCTGAAATTGTCTTCTGTGAAACAACTATTGAATCCAGGCAAGCAACTACAGATCAAATCATTTCTGAAACCGGAGCTACTTTTATTCATCCCTTTAACAACGCTGATGTAATTGCCGGGCAGGGAACCTCTGCAAAAGAATTACTCGAAGAAATCCCTGATCTGGATTTGATCATAGCTCCTATTGGGGGTGGCGGGCTTATTAGCGGTACTACTATTATGGCAAAATCAAAGAATCCAGAAATAGATGTTGTTGGAGCAGAACCTGAACTTGCAGATGATGCTTTCCGGTCATTTCAAGCCGGTTCTATACAACCGGTTTTAAGAACAGATTCCATTGCAGATGGACTGCGTACATCTTTAGGAGATCTCACTTTCCAAATCATACAAGATAAACTGGATGATATCATAACCGTTTCGGAGGAAAACATCATTCGTGAAATGAGACGCGTGTGGGAACGAATGAAAATCATTATTGAGCCATCCAGTGCCGTTCCGATTTCAGCTTTGCTAAAAAGCAAAGAGAACTTCTCCGGAAAAAAAATTGGAGTCATTCTAACAGGTGGGAATGTGGATGTTGGGAACCTTCCATGGAAAACTGATTAA
- a CDS encoding amidohydrolase family protein, protein MLLRLFTALLFFLISFSTLSAQMPDAPDRTDGEGPYDRLIIRGVTMIDGTGSPAMGPVDIVINGNTIASIHNVGYPGVPINEGHRPEADENTHEIDASGMYILPGFFDMHAHTGGNAQGTVPEYVYKLWMAHGITSIREPGSFNGLDWTLRHKQRSADNEITAPRIFAYVGFGMGHDGPITTPEQARNWVRMIDEEGADGIKFFGARPEIWEATLDEANKRGLGSMTHHAQTRVVYANVLNTSEMGLKGMTHWYGLPEALFTNQVIQDYPLNYNYSDEQHRFEAAGKLWEQAAEPGSDHWNTVMNTLLERNFEINPTFTIYEASRDLMRAMRAEWHEKYTLPSLWEYYKPNRRAHGSYWFNWGTEQEIGWKENYQPWMKFVNEYKNRGGTVTLGSDAGYIYKLYGFSYIREMELMREAGFHPLEIFQSASLRAAEVLGVDDQLGTIEIGKLADLVIVEENPQKNLKVLYGTGAIQVNDQNEAVRVGGVKYTIKDGIVYDAQQLMMDVEEIVNDAKSEMNYEITQPGLDY, encoded by the coding sequence ATGTTACTACGACTTTTTACTGCGCTTCTTTTTTTTCTAATCAGTTTCTCCACCCTATCGGCCCAAATGCCCGATGCACCTGACCGAACGGATGGAGAAGGCCCGTATGATCGCCTCATTATTCGTGGCGTAACCATGATAGATGGAACGGGTTCGCCTGCCATGGGACCGGTAGATATTGTTATCAATGGAAATACAATTGCAAGTATTCATAATGTTGGATATCCCGGAGTTCCAATAAATGAAGGCCATCGGCCGGAAGCGGATGAAAACACGCATGAAATTGATGCGTCAGGAATGTACATTCTTCCCGGTTTTTTTGATATGCACGCTCACACCGGTGGAAATGCCCAAGGGACGGTACCTGAATATGTTTATAAATTATGGATGGCACACGGCATCACTTCTATCCGAGAACCGGGTTCATTCAACGGACTCGACTGGACCCTCCGACACAAGCAGAGAAGTGCCGATAATGAAATCACGGCCCCAAGAATTTTCGCATATGTCGGGTTTGGAATGGGCCATGATGGGCCAATTACAACACCGGAACAAGCCAGAAATTGGGTTCGGATGATTGATGAGGAAGGCGCCGACGGAATTAAATTTTTCGGAGCCCGACCGGAAATTTGGGAAGCAACACTGGATGAAGCGAACAAACGTGGACTTGGTTCCATGACTCATCACGCACAAACCCGCGTGGTCTATGCAAACGTATTAAATACATCCGAGATGGGACTTAAGGGAATGACACATTGGTACGGTTTGCCTGAGGCACTTTTCACGAATCAGGTCATCCAGGATTATCCCCTTAATTATAATTACAGCGATGAACAACACCGTTTTGAGGCAGCCGGAAAACTGTGGGAACAAGCAGCGGAACCGGGAAGTGATCACTGGAATACTGTGATGAACACACTGTTGGAACGAAATTTTGAGATCAATCCTACTTTCACTATTTATGAAGCCAGCCGCGACTTGATGCGGGCGATGCGGGCTGAATGGCATGAAAAGTATACCCTCCCCTCGTTGTGGGAATATTACAAACCCAATCGAAGAGCTCACGGCTCCTACTGGTTTAACTGGGGAACCGAACAAGAAATAGGCTGGAAAGAAAACTATCAACCATGGATGAAATTCGTAAACGAATATAAAAACCGCGGAGGTACCGTTACACTTGGTTCCGATGCCGGCTACATCTATAAATTATATGGTTTTTCATACATCCGGGAGATGGAACTGATGCGTGAAGCAGGCTTCCATCCTCTTGAAATTTTCCAGTCAGCTTCACTTAGAGCTGCTGAAGTTCTGGGAGTTGACGATCAGCTTGGAACCATAGAAATCGGGAAGCTGGCTGATTTGGTCATTGTGGAAGAAAATCCACAGAAGAATTTAAAAGTGTTATATGGAACGGGAGCCATCCAGGTTAATGACCAAAATGAAGCCGTTCGGGTTGGAGGCGTAAAATACACCATCAAAGATGGAATTGTTTACGATGCACAACAGCTTATGATGGATGTGGAGGAAATTGTTAATGATGCCAAATCCGAAATGAACTATGAAATTACCCAACCCGGACTGGATTATTAA